Proteins found in one Triticum aestivum cultivar Chinese Spring chromosome 4D, IWGSC CS RefSeq v2.1, whole genome shotgun sequence genomic segment:
- the LOC123098612 gene encoding uncharacterized protein, translated as MLKIRSAKCPWASVGAAGALVMLVTAVHVFMVPILPSSLDFSGARRTVDHRPRNVLPGAGVVDSRLRGRFPADSYEAVTFRAAPWKAEIGRWLAGCHAESSAVNITEAIGTKRCQKDCSGNGVCNYDLGECRCFHGYAGKGCERVLKLECNLPSSPEWPVGPWIVSICPAQCDTTRTMCFCGPGTKYPDRPVAEACGFKTIVPAKPDDPKLTDWTTPDPDVFTTNSSKLGWCNVDPEDAYSSKVKFKEECHCKYDGLWGQFCETHVECICINQCSGHGHCRGGFCQCDSGYFGIDCSIPSAYSVAYEWPSWLQAPVNLPDLKNLSNIPINVNAVVEKKRPLIYVYDLPAEFDSHLLEGRHYKLECVNRIYDEKNRTIWTRQLYGAQMALYESILASPHRTLNGDEADYFYVPVLDSCLITRSDDAPHLQMPEDLRLRSYHTLEYYRKAYDHIAQRYPYWNRTSGRDHIWFFSWDEGACYAPKEIWNSMMLVHWGNTNTKHEKSTTAYWADNWDDIPLDRRGNHPCFDPRKDLVLPAWKEPNPGAIWLKLWARPRINRTTLFYFNGNLGPAYEEGRREDTYSMGIRQKLAAEFGSTPNKQGKLGRQHTANVTVTYLKSEMYYEELASSIFCGVLPGDGWSGRMEDSMLQGCIPVIIQDGIFLPYENVLNYNSFAVRIQEDDIPNLIGVLQGMNETQIDFMLGNVRQIWQRFFYRDTMLLEAERQKKLFTEEEAAWSVEVSKLEEGDDVFATFIQVLHYKLYNDPWRQGLLQEKETGLPSICSKAS; from the exons ATGCTCAAAATCCGTTCGGCGAAATGCCCCTGGGCGTCCGTCGGCGCGGCCGGCGCCCTCGTGATGCTCGTCACCGCGGTCCATGTCTTCATGGTGCCTATCCTCCCCTCGTCCCTGGATTTCTCGGGCGCTCGCCGCACGGTCGACCACCGGCCGAGGAACGTGCTGCCGGGCGCAGGGGTTGTGGACTCACGCCTCAGGGGTCGGTTTCCTGCCGATTCATACGAAGCCGTGACATTCCGTGCCGCGCCGTGGAAGGCCGAGATTGGGAGGTGGCTCGCTGGGTGCCATGCCGAATCGTCGGCTGTCAACATTACTGAA GCTATTGGCACAAAGAGGTGCCAGAAAGACTGCAGTGGAAATGGTGTGTGCAACTATGACCTGGGGGAATGCAGATGCTTCCATGGATATGCTG GAAAAGGATGTGAGAGGGTTCTGAAGTTGGAGTGCAACCTCCCAAGTTCCCCAGAATGGCCTGTAGGACCATGGATAGTTTCCATATGTCCAGCCCAGTGTGACACAACCAGGACAATGTGCTTTTGTGGACCAGGAACAAAATACCCGGATCGCCCTGTGGCAGAAGCTTGCGGCTTTAAAACAAT CGTGCCTGCAAAACCTGATGACCCGAAGCTTACCGACTGGACAACACCTGATCCAGATGTATTCACAACAAACAGCAGTAAGCTAGGATGGTGCAATGTGGACCCCGAGGATGCATATTCTTCCAAAGTGAAGTTTAAAGAagaatgtcattgcaaatatgatGGACTCTGGGGGCAGTTTTGTGAGACACATGTTGAATGCATTTGTATTAACCAGTGTTCCGGACATGGACATTGTCGTGGTGGTTTCTGTCAG TGCGACAGTGGATATTTTGGGATTGATTGCAGCATCCCATCGGCTTATTCAGTTGCATATGAATGGCCCTCATGGCTCCAAGCACCAGTGAACCTACCAGACCTAAAAAATTTAAGCAATATCCCCATCAATGTCAATGCTGTTGTTGAGAAAAAAAGACCACTAATATATGTGTACGATTTGCCAGCTGAGTTTGACAGTCATCTTCTTGAA GGACGACATTACAAGTTAGAGTGTGTGAACAGAATATATGATGAAAAGAACAGAACTATATGGACGCGGCAACTGTATGGTGCTCAG ATGGCACTCTATGAGAGCATTCTTGCTAGCCCTCACCGCACACTGAATGGGGATGAAGCTGATTATTTCTATGTGCCGGTTCTTGATTCATGTCTAATAACTAGATCCGATGATGCCCCACACCTGCAGATGCCG GAGGACCTGCGCCTAAGGAGTTACCATACTCTTGAGTACTACAGAAAGGCTTATGATCACATAGCTCAGAGGTATCCTTACTGGAACCGCACTTCTGGAAGAGACCATATTTGG TTCTTTTCATGGGATGAAGGTGCCTGCTATGCTCCAAAGGAGATCTGGAACAGCATGATGCTTGTCCACTGGGGAAATACCAACACAAAACATGAAAAATCAACGACTGCTTATTGGGCTGACAACTGGGATGATATTCCTTTGGATAGAAGAGGCAACCATCCATGTTTCGATCCGAGAAAGGACCTCGTGCTTCCAGCATGGAAGGAGCCTAACCCAGGGGCCATCTGGTTAAAACTATGGGCAAG GCCAAGGATCAATCGTACAACACTTTTTTATTTCAATGGTAATCTAGGACCAGCCTATGAAGAGGGTCGCCGTGAAGACAC GTATAGCATGGGGATTAGGCAAAAGCTGGCAGCTGAATTCGGTTCAACACCAAACAAGCAGGGGAAGCTTGGAAGGCAGCATACAGCCAACGTAACAGTTACGTACTTAAAatctgagatgtattatgaggaaCTAGCAAGCTCCATTTTCTGTGGTGTCTTGCCAGGGGATGGCTGGAGTGGGCGCATGGAAGATAGCATGCTTCAAGGATGCATTCCTGTCATAATACAG GATGGAATATTTCTTCCGTACGAGAATGTGCTTAACTACAACAGTTTTGCTGTCCGCATACAAGAAGATGACATCCCCAACCTCATCGGAGTCCTTCAa GGAATGAACGAAACACAAATAGATTTCATGTTAGGAAATGTTCGCCAGATCTGGCAGAGGTTCTTTTATCGCGACACTATGTTGCTAGAGGCAGAGAGGCAGAAAAAATTGTTTACTGAAGAGGAGGCGGCCTGGTCAGTTGAGGTTTCGAAACTAGAAGAAGGTGATGATGTCTTTGCAACTTTCATACAG GTATTGCATTATAAGTTATACAATGACCCGTGGCGGCAAGGTCTCCTCCAAGAAAAGGAAACCGGTTTGCCGAGCATCTGCTCAAAGGCTTCCTGA